In the Clostridium cellulovorans 743B genome, GAGAAACAATTAAATATACTTTAGAAAGCCTACTAGGAAATAAACTTAGTAGGCTTTTGTATTATTCAGTATATCCAGTATATCATCAAGCACTAAGCTATAGTAATCTGCCCCTGTTCTCTCACATACTTTATCATAATTTATAAAAGCTGAGCCGCCTATTACTATTTTAGGTGAACTTTTTCCAAAATAATTTTTAATAGCAGATATCATATATATTGCAGAGTCTATATGGTGCTCTAATGTAACAGAAATAGCAATAAACTTAGGATTTTCAATCTCGATTCCCTTAATAAGACTCTGTACTGGAACATTAGAACCTAGATAAATTACATGATAGCCTTCAAGCTCCAGTATATCACTTATCATCCGTAGGCCAATATTATGAAGCTCAGAACCTGGATTTAAAGCTATAATCGATATTGATTTATGATTTCTGTTCTCCTCCCTAAATTTTATTTCTTTCATAACATCAATAGTTACCTCGGATATAAAGTGTTCCTTCCATACATCAATTATTCCCTTTTCCCACAGGATACCAACATTCTTCAAAACCTTATCCAGTATATTAAAAAATATATAATCTATCTTTATACCTTCTTCATGAAGGCTCAATATAAATTTTCTTGCTTTTTTGCTGTCTCCTTTTAAAAGATATTCCAAATAAGTTTCATTAGCGGATTTTAAATCTATAGTCTTGCTTTTAACCTCTTTATTGGAGGGTGATATTTTTTCATTTCTTCCTAAAAGATAGTCTAGTGTAACTTCAAATAAGTCAGCCATCTTATTAAGCTTTTCTGTATCTGGAATTCTTGTTCCTTGCTCATAGTTAGCTACAGTAGTCTGGCCTATGCCAAGTAGACTTGAAAGCTCTTTTTGAGTGTATCCGTTATTCTTTCTAAGGTCTTTTATACGATTTGCGAGACTGTTATTCATAGGTTACTTCCTTTCACTAATATCATTAAATTTATAATATCACGTTTTGTGTACCTTATCAAAATATTTTTAAGATATCCATTGATTTAATTCAAAATGTGATATATAATATAAATAGTTAATTAATAATTATTATCCGAAAGGAGCATTTTTATGAATAAGTTTTATAATGAATTCATGGAACATCTTGAAGCCGAGAATAGAGAAGATTCATTAAGTTTTGTTTTATCTAAGCTTGAAAACGATGAAATAGACATAATTACTCTTTATACTGAAATACTTGCTCCCTCTTTAAATAATATGAAACCAGCAGAAAATGACATGACCTTTATTTGGAGAGAGCATATACGAAGCTCTATCATAAGAACTATTATTGAAAATTGCTATACTTATGTAATTAAAGAAAGAGATGAAAAATATAAATTTGAAATTGATAAAAAGGTTGCAGTTGTATGCCCTTCTGAAGAATATCATGAAATAGGGGCAAGGATGGTTACTGATTTCTTTACACTATTAGGATATGATTCCACATTTGTAGGTAGCAATACACCAAAAGAAGAATTTGTGCAGGCTTTGAAGATTTTAAACTTTGATTATATAGCATTAAGCATATCCAATCATTATAATCTTGTGGCAGCACGCAAAGCAATCGAAAAGATAAAGGAATCCCACTCTATGGTTAAAATAATTGTCGGAGGAAATGCTTTCAAGAATATGGAAGCTTGTTATAAGGAACTCAAAGCTGATATGTATATTAAGACTTTTGAAGACATAAAGAAACTGGCACAGGAGGATGAAGTATGAGATTAGCACTTAAAATTGCAACACGTTTCTTGAAGTCGAGTAAAGGCCAAACCTCACTTATTGTACTTGGAATTGCTGTTGGTGTATCGGTTCAGATATTTATTGGTTCTTTAATTCAAGGACTTCAGAAAAGTCTTATAAATAAAACCATAGGTAATTCACCTCAGATTACCATATCTTCAAATACAGACGATAAATTTATAAAGAACTATAATGAGATTGTTGATAGAATCAAAACTTCAGAAGATAGAATTACAAATATTTCAGTAGTTTCTGATGCCCCAGCACTTATTAAGAAAGATAAAAAGAACTATTCGGTTTTAATACGAGGAATGAACATAGAAGATTCAGACAAAATCTATAACATTAAGAATAGAATATTTGAAGGCAGAGAGCCAAAGGGTGATTTAGAAGTTATTATAGGTAAGGAACTTCAACAGGAGTTAGGAGCTAAACTTGGCGATGAGCTTCAGATTATAACTAACTCTGGAGAAGTCAATAAATTAACTATAACAGGGTTTTATAATCTTAATGTAGCTTCCTTAAATAAATCATGGATGATTACAACACTAGAAACCTCTCAGAAGATATTTTCACTTGAAGGTAAAATAACTGGCATAGAAATGCAGGTTACAGAAATTTTTAAAGCTGATGAAATTGCTACAAATTTAACCTCTAAGCTTGATGCTGATTTTAAGGTTGATAACTGGAAGGCTCAAAACGCAGAACTGCTTAGTGGACTTAATGGTCAGAGTGTTTCAAGTATAATGATACAAGTTTTTGTTTTAATAGCAGTTGCACTTGCAATAGCTAGTGTTCTTGCCATAACAGTTATTCAAAAGTCAAAGCAAATTGGTATTCTTAAAGCAATGGGCATAAAGGATAAAACCGCAAGTTTGATATTCCTTTTCCAAGGACTTTTACTTGGAGTTATGGGAGCAATCCTTGGAGTGGCACTGGGTCTTTTATTAGGACTAATGTTTACAAAGTTTGCAGTAAACCCTGATGGAACACCAGTTGTAGAACTTTATATTGATTATGGTTTTATAGTTCTTTCTGCAATAATTGCACTTGCATCATCTACTATAGCTGCATTGATTCCTGCAAGACGTTCTTCAAAACTTAATCCAATAGAGGTGATACGAAATGGCTGATATAATTAGTTTGAAAAATATAGATAAAATTTATGGTAGTTCAATTAAAACGCAAGTATTAAATGATATTAATCTATCCTTTAAAGAGGGGAGTTTTAATTCTATAATAGGTTCTTCTGGAAGTGGGAAAAGTACTCTTTTGAATATAATGGGGACCCTAGATAAACCAACCAACGGAGAAGTTCTTATCAATGGAAAAAGAACTGACATCATGAAGAAAAATGAACTTGCAGAACTTAGAAATGAAACTCTAGGATTCATTTTTCAGTTTCATTATCTTCTTCCAGAGTTTACTGCACTAGAGAATGTTCTAATGCCCTATAATATTAAAACTTCTAAAATTTCAAAGGAAACGTTGGAAAGAGCTGAGGAGTTATTAGATCTTGTTGGACTTACAAAGGTTAAAAATAATCTTGCAACTAAAATGTCTGGTGGTCAGCAGCAGAGAACAGCCATAGCAAGAGCCTTAATGAACAACCCAAAA is a window encoding:
- a CDS encoding ABC transporter ATP-binding protein — its product is MADIISLKNIDKIYGSSIKTQVLNDINLSFKEGSFNSIIGSSGSGKSTLLNIMGTLDKPTNGEVLINGKRTDIMKKNELAELRNETLGFIFQFHYLLPEFTALENVLMPYNIKTSKISKETLERAEELLDLVGLTKVKNNLATKMSGGQQQRTAIARALMNNPKIILADEPTGNLDSESTENIYNLMRDINERFKTTFVVITHDRRIAEKADRIVEIKDGKIVMDI
- a CDS encoding cobalamin B12-binding domain-containing protein is translated as MNKFYNEFMEHLEAENREDSLSFVLSKLENDEIDIITLYTEILAPSLNNMKPAENDMTFIWREHIRSSIIRTIIENCYTYVIKERDEKYKFEIDKKVAVVCPSEEYHEIGARMVTDFFTLLGYDSTFVGSNTPKEEFVQALKILNFDYIALSISNHYNLVAARKAIEKIKESHSMVKIIVGGNAFKNMEACYKELKADMYIKTFEDIKKLAQEDEV
- a CDS encoding helix-turn-helix domain-containing protein; this translates as MNNSLANRIKDLRKNNGYTQKELSSLLGIGQTTVANYEQGTRIPDTEKLNKMADLFEVTLDYLLGRNEKISPSNKEVKSKTIDLKSANETYLEYLLKGDSKKARKFILSLHEEGIKIDYIFFNILDKVLKNVGILWEKGIIDVWKEHFISEVTIDVMKEIKFREENRNHKSISIIALNPGSELHNIGLRMISDILELEGYHVIYLGSNVPVQSLIKGIEIENPKFIAISVTLEHHIDSAIYMISAIKNYFGKSSPKIVIGGSAFINYDKVCERTGADYYSLVLDDILDILNNTKAY
- a CDS encoding ABC transporter permease, whose protein sequence is MRLALKIATRFLKSSKGQTSLIVLGIAVGVSVQIFIGSLIQGLQKSLINKTIGNSPQITISSNTDDKFIKNYNEIVDRIKTSEDRITNISVVSDAPALIKKDKKNYSVLIRGMNIEDSDKIYNIKNRIFEGREPKGDLEVIIGKELQQELGAKLGDELQIITNSGEVNKLTITGFYNLNVASLNKSWMITTLETSQKIFSLEGKITGIEMQVTEIFKADEIATNLTSKLDADFKVDNWKAQNAELLSGLNGQSVSSIMIQVFVLIAVALAIASVLAITVIQKSKQIGILKAMGIKDKTASLIFLFQGLLLGVMGAILGVALGLLLGLMFTKFAVNPDGTPVVELYIDYGFIVLSAIIALASSTIAALIPARRSSKLNPIEVIRNG